In one Mucilaginibacter sp. PAMB04168 genomic region, the following are encoded:
- a CDS encoding beta-galactosidase: MSKIAWCFYVGILVTLCISKTKAQQIYSADISKTQAPVIKGHLKLGTHTDPAGHSVDANSLYFTKNGKPWYPVMGEFHFSRYPEQRWEEAILKMKANGIDVIATYVFWIYHEEEEGVYNWTGNRDLRHFIKLCAKHHVNVWVRVGPWCHGEVRNGGFPDWIVKRGNMRKNNTDYLNSVQKLYNAIGTQLKGLYFKNGGPIIGSQIENEFRFNNPAGLEHMLTLKQMAIKAGIDVPFYTATGWPGSNQKQDELIPVWGGYPEAPWDKKTSQLALSENYVFSTLRNDPAIGSDLLGKHEGDAAGYTGYRYPYATAEMGGGIQITYHRRPIIKPIDVAALAYTKIGSGANLMGYYMFHGGHNEIGRLSTLQESKATNYPNDYPILNYDFQAPLGEFGQVRPSYNAFKIIHTFLNDFGDRLVQSYPSFPDQKVSSPADSTTLRWVVRSKGKSGFLFISNYQRQLNLHNQANVQFKLRLTDKESMTFPEKPIDIKSGTVAILPFNMDIEGCNLKYATVQPLCKIAGSTPTYVFFAPDGIRPEYAFNKAGIVVLKAAQAQSKNIGDCILIDNVKPGTGSLITLKLRTGKQVNIITLTGQQALNSYKGSASGSEHLFISRQNLTFANGKLMLQSTEGPSFDVSLFPSFKAMYKPGFKQQADGVFTRMVKVLPAKEVDVKVQLVNWIAKPDEQRSKIPLDDRNGKNTAVSPGPQYQTQIIPVQGARYWSLIIPPHKENALLDIDYRGDTGAAYIDGKLVADDFYFGKTMQVYLEKASITTTLMLQVIPLTDERNIYFEKGVREPMLGKAVATLNAVKIIPVYDTTL, translated from the coding sequence ATGAGTAAGATAGCCTGGTGTTTTTATGTTGGCATACTTGTTACCTTGTGTATAAGTAAAACCAAAGCCCAGCAAATATACAGTGCTGATATTAGTAAAACGCAAGCACCCGTTATAAAGGGGCACCTAAAGTTAGGCACACATACCGATCCTGCAGGGCATTCTGTAGATGCTAACAGTTTGTATTTTACCAAAAACGGCAAGCCGTGGTACCCGGTAATGGGTGAGTTTCATTTTTCGCGTTATCCAGAACAGCGTTGGGAAGAAGCTATTTTGAAAATGAAGGCCAACGGTATTGATGTGATTGCTACTTACGTGTTTTGGATATATCATGAGGAAGAAGAGGGGGTGTACAACTGGACCGGCAACCGTGACCTACGGCATTTTATTAAATTATGCGCTAAGCATCATGTTAACGTATGGGTACGCGTAGGCCCTTGGTGCCATGGCGAGGTGCGTAATGGTGGCTTTCCCGACTGGATTGTTAAGCGTGGCAACATGCGCAAAAACAATACAGACTATCTGAACTCCGTACAAAAGCTTTATAATGCCATTGGCACACAGCTAAAAGGGTTATACTTTAAAAATGGCGGCCCCATTATTGGCAGCCAGATTGAGAATGAGTTTAGATTTAACAATCCGGCTGGTTTGGAGCATATGCTTACGCTAAAGCAAATGGCTATAAAAGCCGGCATTGATGTGCCTTTTTATACCGCTACCGGCTGGCCAGGCTCTAACCAAAAACAAGATGAATTGATACCGGTTTGGGGCGGCTACCCTGAGGCTCCCTGGGATAAGAAGACGTCACAACTGGCACTATCTGAAAACTATGTGTTCAGCACATTGCGAAATGATCCTGCAATAGGCAGTGACCTTTTGGGTAAGCACGAAGGGGATGCCGCCGGTTATACCGGTTATCGCTATCCGTACGCCACCGCCGAAATGGGCGGCGGAATACAAATTACATACCACAGGCGACCCATAATTAAACCTATTGATGTAGCTGCATTAGCCTACACTAAAATAGGATCGGGTGCTAATTTGATGGGTTATTACATGTTTCATGGCGGTCATAATGAAATTGGCCGCTTAAGCACCCTGCAAGAATCGAAGGCCACAAACTACCCTAATGATTATCCTATACTCAATTATGATTTCCAGGCGCCGCTGGGCGAATTCGGGCAAGTAAGGCCATCATACAATGCCTTTAAAATTATTCATACTTTTTTAAATGATTTTGGTGATAGACTGGTACAATCTTATCCCTCGTTCCCCGACCAAAAGGTGAGTAGCCCGGCAGATAGTACTACGCTGCGGTGGGTGGTACGCTCTAAAGGCAAAAGCGGCTTTTTATTTATCAGTAACTATCAGCGGCAACTAAATTTGCATAACCAAGCCAACGTTCAATTTAAGCTGCGGCTTACAGATAAGGAAAGTATGACTTTCCCGGAAAAGCCAATTGATATAAAATCGGGCACGGTTGCCATTTTGCCATTCAATATGGATATTGAGGGTTGTAATCTTAAATATGCAACTGTGCAACCCTTGTGCAAAATAGCGGGTTCAACCCCAACTTATGTGTTTTTTGCGCCTGATGGCATCAGGCCTGAGTATGCATTTAATAAAGCGGGCATTGTTGTTTTAAAAGCTGCACAAGCACAATCTAAAAATATAGGTGATTGTATTTTAATAGACAATGTTAAACCTGGAACAGGTAGCTTAATAACATTAAAGTTAAGGACAGGTAAGCAGGTTAACATCATTACCTTAACCGGCCAGCAAGCTTTAAATAGTTATAAAGGCAGTGCTTCCGGAAGCGAACATCTCTTTATTTCCAGGCAAAATTTAACGTTTGCAAATGGTAAGCTGATGCTTCAAAGTACCGAAGGCCCCAGTTTTGATGTTTCTTTATTTCCTTCCTTCAAAGCAATGTACAAACCGGGCTTTAAGCAACAGGCGGACGGTGTATTTACCAGGATGGTAAAGGTGTTACCAGCTAAGGAAGTGGATGTTAAGGTTCAGCTGGTTAACTGGATTGCCAAACCTGATGAACAACGCTCCAAAATTCCTTTAGATGACCGGAATGGTAAGAATACCGCCGTTAGCCCGGGGCCGCAGTATCAAACTCAAATTATACCTGTTCAGGGTGCCAGGTATTGGTCGCTTATCATTCCGCCACATAAAGAAAACGCATTGTTGGATATAGATTATCGTGGTGATACCGGAGCCGCTTATATTGACGGCAAACTTGTGGCCGATGATTTTTACTTTGGTAAAACCATGCAGGTATATTTAGAAAAGGCATCAATTACTACAACCTTAATGCTGCAAGTAATACCGCTTACTGATGAACGCAATATATATTTTGAAAAGGGTGTTCGTGAGCCGATGCTGGGTAAAGCTGTAGCCACTTTAAATGCAGTTAAGATAATACCTGTTTACGATACAACACTGTAG
- a CDS encoding SGNH/GDSL hydrolase family protein, with amino-acid sequence MSIQLYNGVKQKKSSFFSTQTIVTIIIFTFVLGPFNNAWAKELQSTPQKWVGTWATAPQLVEPNNMPPAPGLTGNTLRQIVRVSVGGKKLRIKFSNEYSLAPVTLKAVTIAVSAGGSAVKESTNKALTFNGKQEVTMEPGSVMYSDGLVYDLKAGADMAITILFGSTSPTITGHPGSRTTSYLITGNNIAHSDFSQAVKTDHWYIINGIEVDQSKHKAAVAIIGDSITDGRGSGTNKQNRWPDVLAQKLLEEKKEIGVLNLGIGGNCVLRGGLGPTGLSRFNRDILQQNGVRWLIVLEGVNDIGGVRDSTAAAQVAEALIAAYSKIISQAHSRGIKVFGATITPIKKSFYYTDYREKARNTVNEWIRTSGRFDATIDFDRVLSDPNNSSTIIPEAQSGDYLHPNEVGYEMMGKSVKLSLFR; translated from the coding sequence ATGAGCATTCAATTATACAACGGCGTTAAACAGAAGAAAAGCTCTTTTTTTTCAACGCAAACCATTGTTACGATCATAATTTTCACGTTCGTATTAGGGCCTTTCAATAACGCTTGGGCAAAGGAGCTTCAAAGTACGCCGCAAAAATGGGTTGGTACTTGGGCTACTGCACCACAACTGGTTGAGCCAAATAATATGCCTCCGGCGCCGGGGCTCACCGGAAACACTTTACGGCAGATAGTACGTGTATCGGTTGGCGGGAAGAAACTGCGCATAAAGTTTTCGAATGAATATAGTTTAGCGCCTGTAACCCTGAAAGCAGTCACAATAGCAGTTTCGGCAGGTGGCAGTGCTGTTAAAGAGTCGACAAATAAAGCACTTACATTTAATGGGAAGCAGGAAGTTACAATGGAGCCCGGATCTGTCATGTATTCGGATGGCTTGGTTTATGACTTAAAAGCAGGAGCAGATATGGCCATCACCATATTATTCGGTTCAACATCTCCCACCATTACCGGACATCCAGGCTCACGCACAACTTCTTATTTAATAACCGGCAATAACATTGCACACTCAGATTTCAGTCAGGCGGTAAAGACCGACCATTGGTATATCATTAATGGAATTGAAGTTGACCAATCCAAGCATAAAGCTGCTGTAGCCATTATAGGCGATTCTATAACAGACGGGCGCGGATCGGGTACCAATAAACAAAACAGATGGCCGGATGTGCTTGCTCAAAAACTCTTAGAAGAGAAGAAAGAAATAGGCGTTCTTAATTTAGGTATTGGCGGCAACTGCGTACTGCGTGGAGGTTTGGGCCCAACTGGACTTAGTCGTTTTAACAGGGATATTCTTCAACAAAACGGTGTGCGCTGGCTTATTGTATTGGAGGGTGTAAACGATATAGGTGGTGTGCGAGACAGTACTGCCGCCGCACAGGTTGCAGAAGCCCTCATTGCCGCTTATAGTAAAATAATATCCCAGGCACATTCAAGAGGGATAAAAGTTTTTGGAGCTACAATAACGCCGATTAAAAAATCCTTTTATTATACCGACTACCGTGAAAAGGCGCGTAATACCGTAAATGAATGGATACGAACAAGCGGACGTTTTGATGCAACCATTGACTTTGACCGTGTATTAAGTGATCCCAACAACAGCTCTACTATCATTCCAGAGGCACAGTCGGGCGATTATCTGCATCCTAATGAGGTGGGTTATGAGATGATGGGCAAGTCTGTGAAATTATCGCTGTTTCGCTAA
- a CDS encoding family 43 glycosylhydrolase: MTYKIRSAFICALISFLALYTAMAQQGKRRDSLMFYQSVQTYVNPVLPGDHPDPTLLKVGDDFYHCGSTFHFNPYMPIYHSKDLVHWEIISRVLPASKAKWVTDRPSAGIWQGAITYFYGSYWIYFSAGGQWFCKAPSPKGPWSEPVQVKSNPQTGPLGYDNSIFVDDDGKPYMVIKNGQKVNRLQALGKDGQLTDIVINLDWINAKLQYSWAEGPVMCKRNGYYYYFPAGDVSGGQYVLRSSALTSDSTKWERLGDFFKPITDAKVGFRRPNHIAAPVQLSDGSWWTIGQSYEKYDGDDWSGTGRQTALYPVIWEGDRPWGLAPTTQPIAKPNLPQSGILWRSMKSDDFESQTLSWNWHFLTKKASEQYSLSNRKGWISLNPDTSRAHLFQKETDHFYSVITKVNLDAVRAQDKAGICLTNGNQKVIVRLYTGFDNGQQIIMEMDTAVRRAAKPIGATVWLKVERNEHLLTGFYSRDGKSWVTLGKPVNVVNLDKAQPNFNSWVGTSVGLFAEGKRADFDSFTVKDGFSAIPAIGMNNYFGVKKLADRSVTNVSPLGGWFMISGVDFRQSPAVKMAIKAASRARGELEIWLDDLQKGQRVAKVKIEPTANREWKAFTATLKNVKGQHDLFIKFPRGTAGDIQIKNIRLTD; the protein is encoded by the coding sequence ATGACATATAAAATCCGGTCCGCCTTTATTTGCGCACTTATTTCTTTTTTGGCACTATACACTGCAATGGCACAGCAAGGTAAAAGGCGTGATTCGCTGATGTTTTATCAAAGCGTTCAAACGTATGTTAATCCGGTTTTGCCCGGCGATCATCCGGATCCGACTCTATTGAAAGTAGGAGATGATTTTTACCATTGCGGGTCCACTTTTCATTTTAACCCCTATATGCCCATTTATCATTCTAAAGACCTGGTTCATTGGGAAATTATAAGCCGTGTGCTGCCGGCATCCAAAGCCAAGTGGGTAACTGACCGGCCATCGGCAGGCATATGGCAGGGTGCTATAACCTACTTTTACGGTTCTTACTGGATATACTTTTCGGCGGGCGGCCAGTGGTTTTGCAAAGCTCCTTCACCAAAAGGGCCCTGGTCTGAGCCTGTACAGGTGAAATCAAATCCCCAAACAGGTCCCCTGGGTTATGATAATTCTATTTTTGTAGACGATGACGGTAAACCTTATATGGTTATTAAGAACGGGCAAAAGGTTAACCGGTTACAGGCATTAGGCAAAGACGGGCAACTTACAGATATAGTTATAAACCTGGACTGGATCAATGCCAAATTACAATACAGTTGGGCCGAAGGCCCCGTTATGTGTAAACGTAATGGTTATTATTACTATTTTCCGGCAGGCGACGTATCCGGTGGGCAATATGTTTTACGGTCCTCGGCGCTTACCAGTGATTCAACAAAATGGGAAAGGTTAGGAGATTTCTTTAAGCCTATTACAGATGCAAAGGTGGGTTTCCGCAGGCCTAATCACATTGCCGCGCCCGTGCAGCTATCGGATGGCTCATGGTGGACCATCGGGCAGAGTTACGAAAAATATGATGGTGATGATTGGTCTGGTACAGGAAGGCAAACCGCCCTGTATCCTGTCATTTGGGAGGGTGATCGTCCGTGGGGTTTGGCACCAACTACGCAACCCATAGCTAAACCCAATCTTCCACAATCCGGTATCCTGTGGAGGAGCATGAAATCAGATGATTTTGAAAGTCAGACCTTATCATGGAACTGGCATTTTCTTACCAAAAAGGCATCTGAACAATATTCGCTCTCTAATCGTAAAGGCTGGATTAGTCTTAACCCAGATACGAGCCGAGCTCATTTGTTTCAGAAAGAAACCGATCATTTTTATTCAGTAATTACTAAAGTGAATCTCGATGCTGTAAGAGCTCAAGATAAAGCAGGTATATGTCTAACCAACGGCAACCAAAAAGTGATTGTAAGATTGTACACCGGATTTGATAATGGTCAGCAAATTATTATGGAAATGGATACAGCTGTACGGAGAGCAGCTAAGCCAATTGGCGCTACCGTTTGGCTAAAGGTGGAAAGAAATGAGCATTTGCTTACAGGCTTCTATAGTCGCGATGGCAAATCCTGGGTAACTTTGGGCAAGCCGGTTAACGTGGTCAATCTGGATAAGGCACAGCCCAACTTTAATTCATGGGTGGGTACCAGTGTAGGACTGTTTGCTGAGGGTAAGCGTGCTGATTTTGACAGTTTCACAGTCAAAGATGGCTTTTCTGCTATTCCTGCAATAGGTATGAATAATTATTTTGGTGTTAAGAAGCTTGCCGATCGCTCAGTTACCAATGTATCACCGTTGGGTGGCTGGTTCATGATATCGGGTGTTGATTTTAGGCAGAGCCCGGCGGTTAAGATGGCAATCAAGGCCGCAAGCCGTGCCAGAGGCGAATTAGAAATATGGCTGGATGATTTGCAAAAAGGACAGCGAGTTGCAAAAGTTAAGATAGAGCCAACAGCCAACCGTGAATGGAAAGCGTTTACCGCTACTTTAAAAAATGTAAAAGGCCAGCACGACTTGTTTATTAAATTTCCACGCGGAACTGCAGGGGATATTCAGATAAAAAACATCCGATTGACTGATTGA
- a CDS encoding glycosyl hydrolase family 8, with product MAPKIPILLLVLFMLFAGLSFAQKERNKQQRKSITAVEANYTNLFRAAGYSAAEIDRKVAKAYYDIFEGPNRVYFTVGDTMAYVSDVKNHDARTEGLSYGMMIAVQLNKKEVFDRIWRWSKKYLQHQSGPREAYFAWSINPETLKRNSDGSASDGELYYITSLLFASNRWGNQTGINYYQEARRILDNMWKKDGTGNIYNLINVEHKQISFVPEGDGYQWTDPSYHLPAFYEVWAMYAKDGHEKFYRDCADTSRAFLHRACHPVTGLNADYTEFSGEPHSTRWMPPAFRYDSWRVPMNIAMDYVWFGKDKNWQQGYARRLQGFLRTKGINTFEDQFNLDGSRPEFILKAGSNGPKLRHSLGLLATAASASLVNRNAKNLDFVHALWDAKLEPYADGYFDPYYDGLLYLFSLMHLSGKYRIIQPN from the coding sequence ATGGCACCGAAAATCCCGATTTTGCTCTTAGTCCTTTTTATGCTTTTTGCGGGCTTATCCTTTGCACAAAAGGAAAGAAATAAACAGCAACGTAAAAGTATAACAGCTGTTGAGGCTAACTATACCAATCTTTTCCGTGCAGCCGGATACAGTGCTGCAGAAATTGATCGTAAAGTGGCTAAGGCCTATTATGATATTTTTGAAGGCCCTAACCGGGTTTACTTTACTGTTGGCGACACCATGGCTTACGTATCAGATGTTAAAAACCATGACGCCAGAACGGAGGGGCTTTCGTACGGGATGATGATTGCTGTGCAACTGAACAAAAAAGAAGTGTTTGACCGCATATGGCGTTGGTCTAAAAAGTATTTGCAACATCAAAGCGGGCCGCGTGAAGCCTATTTTGCCTGGAGTATAAACCCGGAAACACTGAAACGTAACTCCGATGGTTCCGCCTCCGATGGTGAACTGTATTATATTACCAGTTTGTTGTTCGCATCCAACCGTTGGGGCAACCAAACAGGCATCAATTATTATCAGGAAGCGCGCCGTATACTGGATAACATGTGGAAAAAAGACGGTACCGGGAATATCTATAACCTTATTAATGTGGAGCATAAGCAAATAAGCTTTGTTCCTGAAGGAGATGGTTACCAATGGACAGATCCATCATATCACCTGCCGGCATTTTACGAAGTATGGGCCATGTATGCAAAGGACGGGCATGAAAAATTTTACCGGGATTGTGCCGACACCTCGCGAGCGTTTTTACATCGGGCGTGTCATCCGGTAACCGGATTAAATGCCGACTACACAGAATTTAGCGGTGAGCCACACAGTACCCGTTGGATGCCGCCAGCATTCAGATATGACTCATGGCGGGTACCTATGAATATTGCTATGGACTACGTTTGGTTTGGTAAAGATAAGAATTGGCAGCAGGGTTATGCGCGCCGCTTGCAGGGTTTTTTAAGAACAAAGGGCATTAATACATTTGAAGATCAGTTCAATCTGGATGGGTCCAGGCCAGAGTTTATTCTGAAAGCTGGGAGCAATGGCCCTAAATTACGGCATTCATTAGGGCTGTTAGCTACTGCAGCCTCGGCCTCATTAGTTAACCGGAATGCTAAAAACCTGGATTTTGTTCACGCCTTGTGGGATGCTAAACTAGAGCCTTATGCGGATGGGTATTTTGACCCTTATTATGATGGCCTGCTTTACCTGTTCAGCCTGATGCACCTGAGCGGCAAGTACCGTATCATACAGCCTAATTAG
- a CDS encoding glycoside hydrolase 43 family protein, producing the protein MKISLYKPFPLLLLLSTIASVLVAQPAKNPIIYADVPDLSMIRVGNTYYMSSTTMHMSPGVPIMKSTDMVNWQLVSYAYNTLDDVDELNLANGKSTYGRGSWASSLRFYKGTYYVSTFAGTTGKTYIYSTKNIEKGPWKAISFKPSLHDHSLFFDDDGKVYMIYGAGRIMLAELNADLSGIKPGTSPKEIIANASTVAGPNVGLPAEGSQLFKIKGKYYLFNISWPKGGMRTVIIHRADNITGPYEGRVGLQDKGVAQGGLISTPNDNWYAYLFRDFGAVGRIPYLVPVTWQDGWPIIGNNGKVPMQLALPANKSLISGIVASDEFLLKKTSSALPLVWQWNHNPDNKLWSLTQRPGYLRLTTGRTDTSIFLARNTLTQRTFGPVSSANTTLDISQMKDGDRAGLLLLQKRFGWVGVKAEGGKKFIVMVNGESGTDTEVARVQLQQKTVYLKADCNFTDRVDQATFAYSLDGKKWVSIGNILHMAYTIPHFMGYRFGLFNYSTTEPGGYADFDFFRISDKINTSLSK; encoded by the coding sequence ATGAAAATTTCACTTTATAAACCTTTTCCACTTTTACTCTTACTTAGTACTATAGCATCAGTATTAGTAGCTCAACCGGCCAAAAACCCTATTATATATGCAGACGTACCTGATTTATCCATGATACGCGTGGGCAATACGTATTATATGAGCAGCACAACTATGCACATGAGTCCAGGCGTTCCTATTATGAAATCAACAGATATGGTAAACTGGCAGCTAGTTAGCTATGCGTATAACACACTAGACGATGTGGATGAACTGAACCTTGCTAACGGAAAGAGCACATATGGTCGGGGTTCCTGGGCGAGCAGCCTTCGCTTTTATAAGGGCACTTATTACGTATCAACATTTGCCGGTACAACAGGTAAAACCTATATATACTCAACCAAAAACATTGAAAAGGGCCCCTGGAAGGCAATTTCTTTCAAGCCATCGTTGCATGACCACTCCTTGTTTTTTGATGACGATGGAAAAGTTTACATGATTTACGGGGCCGGGCGTATTATGCTTGCCGAACTGAATGCCGATCTGTCGGGAATTAAACCAGGCACTTCGCCAAAGGAAATTATTGCCAACGCCAGCACTGTGGCCGGGCCCAATGTGGGCTTGCCCGCCGAAGGTTCGCAGTTATTTAAGATTAAAGGAAAGTATTACCTTTTCAATATCTCCTGGCCTAAAGGCGGCATGCGTACCGTAATTATTCATAGGGCCGACAACATAACCGGACCTTATGAAGGTCGTGTTGGCCTTCAGGATAAAGGCGTAGCACAAGGGGGATTAATTAGTACACCAAATGACAATTGGTATGCTTATCTGTTCAGAGATTTTGGAGCGGTTGGACGTATTCCCTACCTGGTCCCGGTTACCTGGCAGGATGGATGGCCGATTATAGGCAACAATGGAAAGGTGCCAATGCAATTAGCCTTGCCTGCTAACAAAAGCTTAATTTCTGGCATTGTCGCATCAGACGAATTTTTGCTTAAAAAGACCAGTTCTGCTTTGCCGCTGGTATGGCAGTGGAACCACAACCCCGACAATAAGCTTTGGTCACTTACCCAGCGACCCGGATACCTTCGCCTGACAACCGGCCGAACCGATACAAGCATTTTTCTGGCCCGGAATACGTTAACTCAACGCACGTTTGGGCCGGTAAGCTCTGCAAACACAACTTTAGACATCAGCCAAATGAAAGACGGTGACCGCGCGGGCTTATTATTATTACAAAAAAGATTTGGCTGGGTTGGCGTTAAGGCAGAAGGTGGAAAAAAATTTATTGTCATGGTCAACGGTGAATCGGGCACCGACACAGAAGTGGCCCGCGTACAGCTGCAACAAAAAACTGTTTACCTTAAAGCTGATTGCAATTTTACTGACCGAGTAGATCAGGCTACATTTGCTTATAGCTTAGACGGTAAAAAGTGGGTTTCAATTGGCAACATTTTGCATATGGCTTATACTATTCCACACTTTATGGGATATAGATTCGGTTTGTTCAACTATTCTACAACGGAGCCCGGCGGCTATGCCGATTTCGATTTTTTCCGCATCAGCGATAAGATTAACACCAGTTTAAGTAAGTAA